The following proteins are encoded in a genomic region of Mycolicibacterium rutilum:
- a CDS encoding acyltransferase family protein: MTTEPRTATTPADLGVAGTRARIIGLDGARGLSCLGVAIMHVTVHYSPDTAAAWKTNLLGLSLIFFYALSGFLLFLPYTRNLCKERPAARLPSTKNFALHRIARILPGYLAIFLLVNFVLQAAYIGNASMQPLGTEDGTGMITDPWQLLANLTLMQSYIPQYFQTGLNPSWSLTLEYAFYASLPLLGVLLFALRKRTAIRPLRLALLAPLILIVIGFIGRAFVPLAIEASGLTDPTVIQWGDNWVAVFTKCFLTNADTFAFGMIAAVVVVAMEEKAFGERISRKVRLLSVLAMLPTTAVFLFLIATANPYATSGIAVACALAILIIVAPLARGEASGIAKVLDTAPMRFVGKVSLSAYLLHFPLMIVLGRWGLMAGDTVPGMLRNAALVLAVTLAVSTVTYYLVEQPAMNWAKRYRARWA; this comes from the coding sequence ATGACCACCGAACCGCGGACCGCGACCACCCCCGCCGACCTCGGCGTCGCGGGCACCCGGGCGCGGATCATCGGTCTCGACGGGGCGCGCGGGCTGTCCTGCCTGGGCGTCGCGATCATGCACGTCACCGTGCACTACTCGCCGGACACCGCAGCGGCCTGGAAGACCAACCTGCTCGGGCTGTCGCTGATCTTCTTCTACGCGCTCAGCGGGTTCCTGCTGTTCCTGCCCTACACCCGCAACCTGTGCAAGGAACGCCCGGCCGCGCGGCTGCCGAGCACGAAGAACTTCGCGCTGCACCGCATCGCCCGAATCCTGCCGGGCTATCTGGCGATCTTCCTGTTGGTCAACTTCGTCCTGCAGGCGGCCTACATCGGCAACGCCTCGATGCAGCCGCTCGGCACCGAGGACGGCACCGGGATGATCACCGACCCGTGGCAACTGCTGGCCAACCTCACGCTGATGCAGTCCTACATCCCGCAGTACTTCCAGACCGGCCTGAACCCGTCGTGGTCGCTGACGCTGGAGTACGCGTTCTACGCGTCGCTGCCCCTGCTCGGTGTGCTGCTCTTCGCGCTGCGCAAGCGCACCGCCATCCGGCCGCTGCGGCTGGCGCTGCTGGCACCGCTGATCCTGATCGTCATCGGGTTCATCGGGCGCGCATTCGTGCCGTTGGCGATCGAGGCCTCCGGCCTCACCGACCCGACCGTCATCCAATGGGGCGACAACTGGGTCGCGGTGTTCACCAAGTGCTTCCTGACCAACGCCGACACCTTCGCGTTCGGCATGATCGCGGCGGTCGTGGTGGTCGCGATGGAGGAGAAGGCGTTCGGCGAGCGGATCAGCCGCAAGGTCCGGCTGCTCAGCGTGCTGGCCATGCTGCCGACGACCGCTGTGTTCCTGTTCCTGATCGCGACCGCGAACCCGTACGCGACGTCGGGCATCGCGGTGGCCTGCGCGCTGGCGATCCTGATCATCGTCGCCCCGCTCGCCAGGGGTGAGGCGTCGGGCATCGCGAAGGTCCTCGACACCGCCCCGATGCGGTTCGTGGGCAAGGTGTCGCTGTCGGCCTACCTGCTGCACTTCCCACTGATGATCGTGCTCGGCCGGTGGGGGCTGATGGCCGGCGACACGGTGCCGGGCATGCTGCGCAACGCCGCGCTGGTCCTCGCCGTGACCCTTGCGGTGTCCACGGTGACGTACTACCTCGTCGAGCAGCCCGCGATGAACTGGGCCAAGCGCTACCGAGCCCGATGGGCGTGA
- a CDS encoding lipase family protein: MIRRPLVASLCGLLAVCLVVAGCQRPETPPAPPDDAAAGMDLRPDTSGAGEQPGALIAARTLPNIDRRLKSVTSLAARMEYTSTGLNGEPTHVSGTVFVPSRQPPPGGWPVIIYGHPTTGVDADCAPSRSSTLLGASATVEALVAGGYVVAVPDYQGLGVSDGGHPYLEPVTAGHNVIDAVRAARRLVPDVSDRWAAVGLSQGGQAAWAANELAGQYGAGLALLGTVSLSPPTDLTGLAVDAGAGTLTKQQQGALQLLLYSLQRERAHFNLDDYRRGVVTDKWDVLSSCNDADVADRVAAIDAITADDLRPATPEAQAVLEAYLRERSLPRQPATAPMMVAFGGKDELLPESWTRRALTAACAMGDVIDIQFQPDRGHHDLDVSLTFAWLAARFAGLPATDTCAEFTAPPPDQAEAEAGIDATEPAATGNETYDDSGAEPTEQEPTVSGDTTGDGQ; this comes from the coding sequence ATGATCCGGCGCCCGCTGGTGGCCTCGCTGTGCGGACTGCTCGCGGTCTGCCTGGTGGTGGCCGGCTGCCAGCGACCCGAAACCCCGCCCGCACCGCCCGACGACGCGGCCGCCGGGATGGATCTGCGCCCCGACACCAGCGGCGCCGGCGAACAGCCCGGCGCGCTGATCGCCGCCCGCACGCTGCCCAACATCGACCGCCGGCTGAAATCGGTGACGTCGCTGGCCGCCCGGATGGAGTACACCTCGACCGGCCTCAACGGTGAACCGACCCACGTCAGCGGCACGGTGTTCGTGCCGTCGCGCCAGCCCCCGCCAGGCGGCTGGCCCGTCATCATCTACGGCCACCCGACCACCGGCGTCGACGCCGACTGCGCGCCGTCGCGGTCGTCGACCCTGCTCGGCGCGTCGGCGACGGTCGAGGCGTTGGTGGCCGGCGGTTACGTCGTCGCCGTGCCGGACTATCAGGGGCTCGGCGTCAGCGACGGCGGACACCCGTACCTCGAACCGGTGACCGCGGGCCACAACGTGATCGACGCGGTGCGCGCCGCGCGTCGACTCGTCCCCGACGTCTCCGATCGCTGGGCGGCCGTCGGGTTGTCGCAGGGCGGCCAGGCGGCCTGGGCGGCCAACGAACTCGCCGGGCAGTACGGCGCCGGGCTCGCGCTGCTCGGCACCGTCAGCCTGTCGCCGCCGACCGACCTGACCGGGCTCGCGGTCGACGCGGGCGCCGGAACGCTGACCAAACAACAGCAGGGTGCGCTGCAGCTGCTGCTGTATTCGCTGCAGCGCGAGCGTGCGCACTTCAACCTCGACGACTACCGCCGCGGCGTAGTCACCGACAAGTGGGACGTGCTGTCCTCGTGCAACGACGCCGACGTCGCGGACCGCGTCGCCGCGATCGACGCCATCACCGCCGACGATCTGCGGCCCGCGACCCCCGAGGCGCAGGCGGTGTTGGAGGCGTATCTGCGCGAGCGCAGCCTGCCGCGCCAGCCGGCGACCGCGCCGATGATGGTCGCGTTCGGTGGCAAAGACGAGTTGCTGCCGGAATCATGGACCCGACGTGCACTCACCGCGGCATGCGCGATGGGCGACGTCATCGACATCCAGTTCCAACCCGACAGGGGGCACCACGACCTCGACGTGTCGTTGACGTTCGCGTGGCTGGCCGCCCGGTTCGCCGGGCTGCCCGCCACCGACACGTGCGCCGAGTTCACCGCGCCGCCGCCCGACCAGGCTGAGGCCGAGGCCGGGATCGACGCCACCGAACCAGCGGCGACCGGAAACGAGACCTACGACGACAGCGGAGCCGAACCCACCGAACAGGAGCCGACCGTGAGCGGCGACACCACCGGAGACGGACAGTGA
- a CDS encoding YveK family protein: MKSPAFVPRVRDYLRILAGGWLIILCATILSGLAGWLHWYAGPPLYQATTKLFVITPGNATTIDAYYGQLNAAMRAPTYLELARSGQVTTRTIEQLGLAETPDELAARISVLPDTQVLLDVSVMGTDPQRAKETAEAVADNMVALSKQLATVETADTELVTVDDGATVARPGSMSTMVAEAAAVGLAVSALLVLAVGLVRDTLLDRRQVGRVIDDFGAVSHE; this comes from the coding sequence GTGAAGTCGCCGGCGTTCGTCCCCCGGGTACGGGACTACCTGCGCATCCTGGCCGGAGGCTGGCTGATAATCCTCTGCGCCACAATCCTTTCCGGGTTGGCGGGGTGGCTGCACTGGTACGCAGGCCCGCCGCTGTACCAGGCGACCACCAAACTGTTCGTGATCACGCCGGGCAACGCGACGACGATCGACGCCTACTACGGGCAGCTCAACGCGGCGATGCGCGCACCCACCTATCTGGAGCTCGCGCGCAGCGGTCAGGTCACCACCCGCACGATCGAACAGCTCGGGCTGGCCGAAACCCCGGACGAGCTGGCCGCCAGGATCTCCGTGCTGCCGGACACGCAGGTGCTGCTGGACGTCTCGGTGATGGGCACCGATCCGCAGCGCGCCAAGGAAACCGCCGAGGCCGTCGCCGACAACATGGTCGCGCTGTCCAAGCAGCTGGCCACCGTGGAGACCGCCGACACCGAACTGGTCACGGTGGACGACGGCGCCACCGTGGCGCGGCCGGGGTCGATGAGCACCATGGTCGCCGAGGCCGCCGCGGTCGGGCTGGCGGTGAGCGCGCTGCTCGTGCTCGCCGTCGGACTGGTGCGCGACACGCTGCTGGACCGCCGCCAGGTCGGGCGCGTCATCGACGACTTCGGCGCGGTGAGCCACGAATGA
- a CDS encoding lipase family protein has protein sequence MRWRTSAALATVVAALLSGCGHSDTSPPTTYDRPSRELTPQFAGAPALPPPDLTDDGPGSLVRVEPVVDNASFDSANAAAVKVVFRSTSGAGTPTQVTGVVAVPPGTPPPGGWPVVSFGHEMTGVMNKCAPSRAPDFWGYAAQMVTFLSRGFAVALPDFQGLGLEGPGHSVIDAATLGNNMIDAARAVRRVSPEVSSRWAAFGVGEGGLAAWAAAERAGGYGNGMEMVGAVAVSPYADLSPLADAAAAGTLTKGEQVRLYMMVLQSLAASPGFQLDAYRGGLARQRWNEILDCAPGNPTEAVRALDRIAPDDLRPRDLAATDDLRRRLSEAALPSPLPTPGSAPVLVIWGTGDTVVPGTGIDNAVVAACKQGDAVEVMRRIGDTKPVNDQVINSALSWLMGRFDGQQLADSCQGVT, from the coding sequence GTGCGATGGCGCACCAGTGCGGCGCTCGCCACCGTGGTGGCGGCGCTGCTGTCGGGTTGCGGCCACAGCGACACCTCCCCGCCGACGACCTACGACCGGCCGTCGCGTGAACTGACCCCGCAGTTCGCCGGCGCGCCGGCGCTGCCGCCGCCGGACCTGACCGACGACGGACCCGGCTCGCTGGTGCGGGTCGAACCGGTCGTCGACAACGCGTCGTTCGACAGCGCGAACGCCGCGGCCGTCAAGGTCGTGTTCCGGTCCACCTCCGGCGCCGGGACACCCACCCAGGTCACCGGCGTGGTCGCGGTTCCGCCGGGCACGCCTCCGCCCGGCGGCTGGCCGGTGGTGTCGTTCGGTCACGAGATGACCGGGGTGATGAACAAGTGCGCACCGTCGCGCGCCCCCGACTTCTGGGGCTACGCCGCGCAGATGGTCACCTTCCTGTCCCGCGGCTTCGCCGTGGCGCTGCCGGACTTCCAGGGGCTCGGCCTCGAGGGGCCCGGCCACTCGGTGATCGACGCGGCGACGCTGGGCAACAACATGATCGACGCGGCACGCGCCGTGCGCCGGGTGTCCCCGGAGGTGAGCTCGCGATGGGCGGCCTTCGGGGTCGGCGAGGGCGGGCTCGCGGCGTGGGCGGCCGCCGAGCGGGCCGGCGGCTACGGCAACGGCATGGAGATGGTCGGGGCGGTGGCGGTGTCGCCGTACGCCGACCTTTCCCCGCTGGCCGACGCCGCGGCGGCGGGCACCCTGACCAAGGGTGAACAGGTCCGGCTCTACATGATGGTGCTGCAGAGCCTGGCCGCCTCTCCCGGTTTCCAGTTGGACGCTTACCGGGGCGGGTTGGCGCGCCAGCGCTGGAACGAGATCCTCGACTGCGCTCCGGGGAACCCGACCGAGGCGGTCCGCGCACTCGACCGGATCGCGCCCGACGACCTGCGTCCCCGCGATCTCGCCGCGACCGACGATCTGCGCAGGCGGCTCAGCGAGGCCGCTCTTCCGTCGCCGCTGCCGACACCGGGATCCGCACCGGTGCTGGTGATCTGGGGGACCGGTGACACCGTGGTGCCCGGAACCGGGATCGACAACGCGGTCGTCGCGGCGTGCAAGCAGGGCGACGCGGTCGAGGTGATGCGGCGTATCGGCGACACCAAGCCGGTCAACGACCAGGTGATCAACAGTGCACTGAGCTGGCTGATGGGACGGTTCGACGGCCAGCAGCTCGCCGACTCCTGCCAGGGGGTCACGTGA
- a CDS encoding polysaccharide biosynthesis tyrosine autokinase: MEIREYLRIFARYWWVIAILTVLGGLVGFATSQLITPQYQSTATLFVATQNGTTATEAYQNNLFSIDRVNSYASLATSEQVAARAVDQLKAPISAEELRAKISAAAGPKTVLLSVSVTDPDPAQAQSYANAVADQLVNLVSELETSRRGGTPAAGAIVVDEAGYPTEPAGLSLPLRIGLGALAGLAIGIIAAILIGVFDKRLRGRESVERQADSSVIGALPASRVRTRTAVVDLTSDGAYPEAVRELRTNLRFCTTAKGERAPKVVAVTSPSRGDGRSTVAVDLAAAFAETGKSVVLVDGDLRNPTLASRLPLTVPMRNAAQTKGLSTLLVGEHNVDDGLVRGIPVGNHTISLLPAGPAAPRPGELWATDYSEGLLDELAESFDYVVVDTPALDECSDGAVVGALSDGALLVARLRHTTSTSLRRALTALRGANVTVLGTVVTFDQLRNHPGRDRGARDTASSRTTDDNRRGGAAFGAATGDTEKIGEGRLVGSAGPQQTSRSRHGSS, from the coding sequence TTGGAGATCAGGGAATACCTGCGGATATTCGCCAGGTACTGGTGGGTCATCGCGATCCTCACGGTCCTCGGCGGGCTCGTCGGCTTCGCGACGTCGCAGCTGATCACGCCGCAGTACCAGTCGACGGCGACGCTTTTCGTAGCGACGCAGAATGGCACCACGGCAACCGAGGCGTACCAGAACAATCTGTTCTCCATCGACCGGGTGAATTCTTACGCTTCGCTGGCAACCAGCGAACAGGTCGCTGCACGCGCGGTCGACCAACTCAAGGCGCCGATCTCCGCCGAGGAGCTGCGGGCGAAGATCTCCGCGGCCGCGGGACCCAAGACGGTGCTGCTGTCGGTCAGCGTCACCGACCCTGATCCCGCCCAGGCGCAGTCGTATGCCAACGCCGTCGCCGACCAACTCGTCAACCTCGTCAGCGAGCTCGAGACCTCGCGCCGCGGCGGCACCCCGGCGGCCGGCGCCATCGTCGTCGACGAGGCGGGTTACCCGACCGAACCCGCCGGGCTGAGCCTCCCGCTGCGGATCGGCCTCGGTGCGCTCGCCGGCCTGGCCATCGGCATCATCGCCGCGATCCTGATCGGTGTGTTCGACAAGCGGCTGCGTGGCCGGGAATCCGTTGAGCGCCAAGCTGATTCGTCGGTGATCGGGGCGCTGCCCGCGAGCCGCGTGCGGACCAGGACGGCTGTGGTCGACCTGACCAGCGACGGGGCGTATCCCGAGGCGGTCCGCGAGCTGCGCACCAACCTCCGCTTCTGCACGACGGCCAAGGGGGAGCGCGCGCCCAAGGTCGTCGCGGTCACCAGCCCGTCGCGCGGCGACGGCCGCAGCACGGTGGCCGTCGACCTCGCCGCGGCGTTCGCCGAGACCGGCAAGTCGGTGGTCCTCGTCGACGGCGATCTGCGCAACCCGACGCTCGCGTCGCGCCTGCCGCTGACCGTGCCGATGCGCAACGCCGCGCAGACCAAGGGGCTGTCCACGCTCCTGGTCGGCGAACACAACGTGGACGACGGACTTGTTCGCGGTATCCCCGTCGGCAACCACACCATCTCGCTGCTGCCCGCCGGACCGGCCGCGCCGCGCCCGGGTGAACTGTGGGCCACCGACTACAGCGAGGGCCTGCTCGACGAGCTCGCCGAGTCCTTCGACTACGTCGTCGTCGACACGCCGGCCCTCGACGAGTGCAGCGACGGCGCCGTGGTGGGCGCGCTCTCCGACGGCGCGTTGCTGGTGGCCCGGCTGCGGCACACGACCAGCACGTCGTTGCGGCGGGCGCTGACCGCGCTGCGCGGCGCGAACGTGACCGTGCTCGGCACCGTGGTGACGTTCGACCAGCTGCGCAACCACCCCGGCCGTGACCGCGGCGCCCGCGACACGGCGAGCAGCCGCACGACCGACGACAACCGCCGCGGGGGTGCGGCTTTCGGTGCCGCCACCGGTGACACCGAGAAGATCGGGGAGGGCCGCCTGGTGGGCAGCGCCGGACCGCAGCAGACGTCGCGGTCCCGACACGGGTCCTCCTGA
- a CDS encoding O-antigen ligase family protein, translating into MAIVNARGDLPRNLLVGLAIVAVAPLMAWLAVSMGRLALLAVMGVIAAVIAIYVGLRHPLWLFWALAFTTGALPFGQFPGVNLPFYLPLAFGVVLAVYLHPRMARGMHPLEVATWALIVFSVISMLVTSISITSIIMIVRWALVTLVAVALMRLDNEDLAKFGRIFVYGSVLNALFGLYIVALDRDQSAFRYLRIFGYAPEYTAPRFAYSEGGAVALIRLGGTSVDPNGEGIALAAALAVSFIVLRGWTRIWLTGILGLALLLTLSRASIFSVVVGFLLVLVFHKMRTRDRVLSLAGLSAVVVAAALTPSIRERFVSAFSSDDRGATDRIDSLREFPHTMSGNWWFGLGWDRPEYTDGNLAFVLNHVSNAPLFTIYRGGIFTGIVFVTIAVMGCVYGYRAIRSNSMPAAIFGGIFIGFCVVALQLDHPVAGSPPAQLKFAIFVAFLVYLDRERSKAPRHDVDLEREKDLVPAH; encoded by the coding sequence ATGGCAATCGTGAACGCCCGCGGCGATCTGCCACGCAATCTTCTCGTAGGCCTGGCGATCGTTGCTGTGGCTCCGTTAATGGCCTGGTTGGCCGTTTCCATGGGCCGGTTGGCGTTGTTGGCCGTCATGGGCGTGATCGCCGCGGTCATCGCCATTTATGTCGGGCTTCGCCACCCGCTGTGGTTGTTCTGGGCGCTCGCCTTCACCACCGGCGCGCTGCCGTTCGGCCAATTCCCTGGCGTCAACCTGCCGTTCTATCTGCCGCTGGCGTTCGGCGTCGTCCTCGCCGTTTATCTGCACCCCAGAATGGCGCGCGGAATGCATCCGCTCGAGGTCGCGACCTGGGCGCTGATCGTGTTCTCGGTGATCTCGATGCTGGTGACCAGCATCAGCATCACGAGCATCATCATGATCGTCCGGTGGGCGCTGGTCACGCTGGTGGCGGTGGCGCTGATGCGGTTGGACAACGAGGACCTGGCGAAGTTCGGCCGGATCTTCGTCTACGGCTCGGTGCTCAACGCGCTGTTCGGGCTGTACATCGTGGCGCTCGACCGGGATCAGAGCGCGTTCCGCTACCTGCGGATCTTCGGGTACGCGCCGGAATACACCGCGCCCCGCTTCGCCTACTCCGAAGGCGGTGCGGTTGCGCTCATCCGGCTCGGCGGCACCTCGGTGGACCCCAACGGGGAGGGCATCGCGTTGGCCGCCGCACTTGCGGTGTCGTTCATCGTGTTACGGGGCTGGACCCGGATCTGGCTGACCGGCATCCTCGGCCTCGCGCTGCTGCTGACACTGAGTCGGGCGTCGATCTTCAGCGTCGTCGTCGGGTTCCTGCTGGTCCTGGTGTTCCACAAGATGCGCACCCGCGACCGCGTGCTGAGCCTGGCGGGGCTGAGCGCCGTCGTCGTCGCCGCGGCGTTGACCCCGTCGATCCGGGAACGGTTCGTCAGCGCGTTCTCCAGTGACGACCGCGGGGCCACCGACCGCATCGATTCGCTGCGCGAATTCCCGCACACCATGTCGGGGAATTGGTGGTTCGGGCTCGGTTGGGACCGGCCCGAATACACCGACGGGAATTTGGCGTTCGTGCTCAACCACGTGTCGAATGCGCCGCTGTTCACGATTTACCGCGGCGGGATCTTCACCGGAATCGTTTTCGTGACCATCGCGGTGATGGGCTGTGTCTACGGATACCGCGCAATTCGCTCGAATTCGATGCCCGCCGCCATTTTCGGCGGAATCTTCATCGGATTCTGTGTGGTGGCGCTGCAACTCGACCATCCGGTGGCCGGTAGTCCGCCTGCCCAGCTGAAATTCGCTATCTTCGTCGCATTCCTGGTCTACCTCGATCGGGAGCGAAGCAAAGCGCCGCGACACGACGTTGATCTTGAACGGGAAAAGGATCTCGTTCCGGCACACTGA
- a CDS encoding glycoside hydrolase family protein, which translates to MRAHRIRRPHRIRTLIVALVSGVVTVAAVVIGMPSDAPRRVVVAPSANIEPRPTTIGFADADVYGMSQADVDRTMRAMGNTNVGTVRLMIPWAGVEPIQNQLNWSMVDKTVNSAAARGMSILGFINSTPAWAVGPGGLPISGRPASPAVYGEFAAKVAARYKGKIAAYEIWNEPNSAQFYSPTPDPAGYTELLRAAYPRIKAVDPSVTVIGGVVGSVVDWGNITWNPVRFVQGMYDAGAADYLDALSFHPYHYQLKFSDGVPVANSAAQQLIDMRQIMVANGDSGKKIWATEYGQPTSVVDEAGQTAFLKDMWTKWQEMPYTGPLYLYTTRDRKTGSTSDQDTFGLLRTDWTPKQAQQALQFAIPAGPAKSPEFTRFAAVTDAAHGTVLSPVFRAAPTVWAQLRTVNALFEMPSGMVTSPRAVARVALARKGVPKTPFANGFQDFDAPNAFRVWWSEATGAHWASAAFAQAYVPQLGLATSDETYLNGLNRVDFEHGYMTWQPWIGIKVYLN; encoded by the coding sequence GTGCGCGCTCACCGCATTCGGCGGCCCCACCGCATCCGCACTCTGATCGTCGCGCTCGTCAGCGGCGTCGTCACGGTCGCCGCGGTGGTGATCGGAATGCCATCCGACGCGCCACGGCGAGTGGTGGTGGCGCCGAGCGCCAACATCGAGCCGCGGCCCACCACGATCGGCTTCGCCGACGCCGACGTCTACGGGATGAGCCAGGCCGACGTCGACCGCACCATGCGCGCGATGGGCAACACCAACGTGGGCACCGTGCGGTTGATGATCCCGTGGGCCGGCGTGGAACCGATCCAGAACCAGCTCAACTGGTCGATGGTGGACAAGACGGTCAATTCGGCCGCGGCGCGGGGCATGTCGATCCTCGGCTTCATCAACTCGACGCCGGCGTGGGCGGTGGGGCCCGGTGGGCTGCCGATCAGCGGCAGGCCGGCCTCACCGGCGGTCTACGGCGAGTTCGCGGCGAAGGTGGCCGCCCGGTACAAGGGCAAGATCGCCGCGTACGAGATCTGGAACGAACCCAACTCGGCGCAGTTCTACTCCCCCACCCCGGACCCGGCCGGCTACACCGAGCTGCTGCGCGCCGCCTATCCGCGGATCAAGGCCGTCGACCCGTCGGTCACGGTCATCGGCGGGGTGGTCGGCTCGGTCGTGGACTGGGGCAACATCACCTGGAATCCGGTGCGGTTCGTGCAGGGCATGTACGACGCCGGGGCCGCGGACTACCTCGACGCGCTGTCGTTTCACCCGTACCACTATCAGCTGAAGTTCTCCGACGGTGTGCCCGTTGCCAATTCGGCCGCCCAACAGCTGATCGACATGCGCCAGATCATGGTGGCCAACGGCGATTCGGGCAAGAAGATCTGGGCCACCGAGTACGGGCAGCCGACGTCGGTGGTCGACGAGGCCGGCCAGACCGCGTTCCTCAAGGACATGTGGACCAAGTGGCAGGAGATGCCCTACACCGGCCCGCTGTACCTGTACACCACGCGCGACCGCAAGACCGGCAGCACCAGCGACCAGGACACGTTCGGGCTGCTGCGCACCGACTGGACGCCCAAGCAGGCGCAGCAGGCGCTGCAGTTCGCCATCCCGGCCGGGCCGGCGAAATCGCCTGAGTTCACACGGTTCGCGGCGGTCACCGACGCCGCGCACGGGACGGTGCTCAGCCCGGTCTTTCGCGCGGCGCCGACGGTGTGGGCGCAGCTGCGCACCGTCAACGCGCTGTTCGAGATGCCCTCGGGCATGGTCACGTCCCCGCGGGCGGTGGCCCGGGTGGCTCTGGCCCGCAAGGGTGTGCCGAAGACGCCGTTCGCCAACGGCTTCCAGGATTTCGACGCGCCGAACGCGTTCCGGGTGTGGTGGTCGGAGGCCACCGGCGCGCACTGGGCGAGCGCCGCGTTCGCCCAGGCGTATGTGCCGCAGTTAGGGCTGGCGACGAGCGACGAGACGTATCTGAACGGTCTGAACCGGGTCGATTTCGAGCACGGCTACATGACCTGGCAGCCGTGGATCGGCATCAAGGTCTACCTCAACTGA
- a CDS encoding lipopolysaccharide biosynthesis protein, translated as MATTRSLGNIAKTLVSMFWIYGTRGLGLLWVTALVGHLGISDYGMYGMAVALNSIVGPSLDNSFSVRAIRESEERFLAERTTRYLLGVTLIATGLLLLPISYVAGFGIIVAGGEITFNVVKSRLARDGHPDKFWRMDTARQLVAVGLGATYLFVAPDPQLLTASLLWCVPYLVIIVLGARLVWGHRPGLPGSPRLMAALTGEMLGTALYLQGDVLLLGALTNSTTVGYYTLTWVVCAAVAAAGQSFGMSYHEKLREADGDVSAGPPLRNTLVLAVVGATAVLTVGVVMWFWPAPRELAVAMMIMSLFAGLRVVVSVFQVVLYTQRRDLLRLASAVGLVPVKLALVAALAFSGAIGAAIATSITDALLLICFSIAVYRRPKTPLS; from the coding sequence ATGGCCACCACACGCAGCCTCGGCAACATCGCCAAGACGCTGGTGTCGATGTTCTGGATCTACGGCACCCGCGGCCTGGGCCTGCTCTGGGTCACCGCGCTCGTCGGCCACCTCGGCATCAGCGACTACGGCATGTACGGCATGGCGGTGGCGCTCAACTCGATCGTCGGTCCGTCGCTGGACAATTCGTTCTCGGTGCGCGCGATCCGCGAGTCCGAGGAGCGGTTCCTCGCCGAACGCACCACGCGCTACCTACTCGGGGTCACGCTGATCGCGACCGGCCTGCTGCTGCTGCCGATCAGCTACGTGGCCGGGTTCGGCATCATCGTCGCCGGTGGCGAGATCACCTTCAACGTGGTCAAGAGCCGCCTGGCGCGCGACGGCCACCCCGACAAGTTCTGGCGAATGGACACCGCACGCCAGTTGGTGGCCGTCGGCCTCGGCGCGACCTACCTGTTCGTCGCGCCCGATCCGCAGCTGCTCACCGCGAGCCTGCTGTGGTGCGTGCCCTACCTGGTCATCATCGTGCTCGGCGCGCGGCTGGTGTGGGGGCACCGGCCGGGGCTGCCCGGCAGTCCGCGGCTGATGGCCGCGCTGACCGGCGAGATGCTCGGCACCGCACTGTATCTGCAGGGCGACGTGCTGCTGCTCGGCGCGCTGACCAACAGCACCACCGTCGGCTACTACACGCTCACCTGGGTGGTGTGTGCGGCGGTCGCGGCGGCCGGCCAGTCGTTCGGCATGAGCTATCACGAGAAGCTGCGCGAGGCCGACGGTGACGTCTCGGCCGGGCCGCCGCTGCGCAACACCCTGGTGCTGGCGGTGGTCGGCGCCACCGCGGTGCTCACCGTCGGCGTCGTGATGTGGTTCTGGCCCGCGCCAAGGGAACTGGCGGTCGCGATGATGATCATGTCGCTGTTCGCCGGGCTGAGGGTCGTGGTGTCGGTGTTCCAGGTGGTGCTCTACACGCAGCGCCGTGACCTGCTGAGGCTGGCGTCGGCGGTCGGGTTGGTGCCGGTCAAGCTCGCACTGGTGGCGGCGTTGGCGTTCAGCGGGGCGATCGGCGCGGCCATCGCGACGTCGATCACCGATGCGCTGCTGCTGATCTGCTTCTCGATCGCGGTGTACCGCAGACCTAAGACGCCGCTCAGTTGA